In Alkalihalobacillus sp. TS-13, the following are encoded in one genomic region:
- a CDS encoding PaaI family thioesterase — translation METVDQLLEKAKGIIENGSNEDMNVLKQVLDGIDGKRRGKYNTYITAFMETEIEENGAQLVMTIPITPFLANTVDIVHGGFTATLADTAMGTFVNRKIPDDKVAVTSEMKINYTAPGVGEFLKCRAEILHLGTKTSVTEAKIYNENGTLVAAATGSFYLVPRKA, via the coding sequence ATGGAAACAGTGGATCAACTGCTTGAGAAAGCAAAAGGTATAATTGAAAACGGCTCGAATGAGGATATGAACGTGTTAAAGCAAGTTTTGGATGGAATAGATGGTAAGAGGAGAGGAAAGTACAATACATATATAACAGCGTTCATGGAGACTGAAATCGAAGAAAATGGAGCTCAGCTTGTCATGACGATCCCGATCACCCCGTTTTTGGCGAATACTGTGGATATCGTACATGGAGGTTTTACAGCTACACTCGCAGATACAGCAATGGGTACTTTCGTCAACCGGAAGATACCAGATGATAAAGTGGCTGTCACATCCGAAATGAAAATAAACTACACCGCACCGGGAGTTGGAGAATTCCTTAAATGCAGAGCAGAAATTCTCCACCTAGGGACGAAGACTTCTGTGACAGAAGCAAAGATTTACAATGAAAACGGTACCCTTGTTGCAGCAGCAACCGGAAGCTTTTATCTGGTTCCAAGAAAAGCCTAG
- a CDS encoding YlbD family protein, with protein MSKQAKNNEKVEQFKMFVRSHPGLIDHVKNGNQTWQDVFTEWNLLGEDHEQWGNYIERKIGVSSTATGKTKKKGKNVNDISVGEILTMFKNMDMDEVRQYASQLSSAMAGIQDMLQQFQSKGPRRPPYQNNPFNQFFKD; from the coding sequence GTGAGTAAGCAAGCGAAAAATAATGAAAAGGTCGAACAATTCAAGATGTTTGTACGCTCACACCCTGGATTAATCGATCACGTAAAGAACGGAAACCAGACCTGGCAAGATGTGTTTACAGAGTGGAATCTACTCGGAGAAGATCATGAACAATGGGGTAACTATATAGAGCGGAAGATTGGAGTTTCATCTACAGCAACAGGGAAGACGAAGAAAAAAGGGAAAAACGTAAATGATATCTCTGTCGGGGAAATCCTTACGATGTTCAAGAACATGGATATGGATGAAGTGCGCCAATATGCTTCACAACTTAGTTCCGCAATGGCTGGTATCCAAGATATGTTACAGCAATTTCAATCTAAAGGTCCAAGAAGACCACCATATCAAAACAATCCGTTTAACCAATTTTTCAAAGATTAA
- a CDS encoding YlbE-like family protein, whose amino-acid sequence MRKEIIDYLDQRPELKFIVREHPDWYRKLSRDPAAIQELENEAKFFYGQTFGQKIDRLHGQIETLSRLFQLFVKH is encoded by the coding sequence ATGCGTAAAGAAATCATTGATTACTTAGATCAACGACCAGAGCTGAAATTCATCGTCCGTGAACATCCTGATTGGTATCGTAAGTTATCACGTGACCCCGCTGCAATACAAGAGCTGGAAAATGAAGCGAAATTCTTTTATGGTCAGACATTCGGACAGAAAATCGACCGTTTACATGGACAGATTGAAACACTTTCTAGACTCTTTCAATTGTTTGTAAAACATTAA
- a CDS encoding RimK family alpha-L-glutamate ligase, translating into MKIVTFNPFRTIGIPGIRYIKPELMFREQASIKNADVILFPEHWQVNSLVYGLKKPIFPSVESIHLGHDKVEMTRALWTVSPEHVPYTEILGNSKKNIDYILETFPFPFVAKEPRNSMGRGVFLIHSEEEFIEYAVNNSALYIQEFLEMDRDLRVCVVGEEVIAAYWRSGENQFHNNVAKGGSISFHDIPEDALKLTIEVARELNINHAGFDLAVVDGRFYFLEFNTLFGNEALRAEKINLEEKIFQYLLEQFRPLLPPNPIGTTLKVPS; encoded by the coding sequence ATGAAAATTGTAACATTTAATCCATTCCGGACGATCGGCATTCCTGGGATTCGGTATATCAAACCTGAGCTTATGTTTCGGGAACAGGCGTCGATCAAGAATGCGGATGTAATTTTATTTCCAGAGCATTGGCAGGTCAATTCACTTGTATATGGACTCAAGAAACCCATATTCCCAAGTGTCGAATCTATACATTTGGGTCACGATAAAGTAGAAATGACAAGAGCCCTTTGGACAGTAAGCCCTGAACACGTTCCATATACTGAAATTCTAGGGAATTCTAAAAAGAACATCGATTATATCCTGGAAACATTTCCTTTTCCATTCGTGGCGAAGGAGCCCCGTAATTCGATGGGACGTGGCGTTTTTCTAATTCATTCAGAAGAGGAATTCATAGAATACGCAGTAAACAACTCCGCCCTTTACATCCAGGAATTCTTGGAAATGGATCGGGATTTAAGAGTGTGTGTTGTCGGGGAAGAAGTAATCGCGGCATACTGGCGGTCAGGCGAAAATCAATTTCATAATAATGTAGCAAAAGGTGGTAGCATTTCGTTTCATGATATTCCCGAGGATGCTCTCAAGCTTACGATCGAAGTAGCGAGAGAATTGAACATCAACCATGCGGGATTTGATCTTGCGGTAGTTGACGGAAGGTTTTACTTTTTGGAGTTCAATACGTTATTTGGAAATGAGGCGCTCCGAGCAGAGAAAATCAATCTTGAAGAAAAGATATTTCAATATCTTTTAGAGCAATTCAGGCCGTTACTTCCGCCAAACCCGATCGGAACAACCTTGAAAGTACCTTCTTGA
- a CDS encoding YlbF family regulator has translation MLATVESIEILDGADELASVIVNSDTGQEYKEAKKKLQKDKEAQKMIHEFSKMKEKYEEVQRFGKYHPDYKTVSTDIRVLKREIDLNETVASFKKAEKELETLLNDICGILAGQVSKNIKVPTGNPFFDNMSCGGGCGSGGACGCG, from the coding sequence ATGTTAGCAACAGTAGAGAGTATTGAAATACTGGACGGTGCCGATGAATTGGCATCAGTCATCGTCAATTCAGATACAGGACAAGAATATAAAGAAGCTAAGAAGAAGCTTCAAAAAGATAAAGAGGCTCAGAAAATGATTCATGAGTTCTCCAAAATGAAGGAAAAGTATGAAGAGGTTCAACGCTTCGGTAAATATCATCCGGATTACAAGACTGTGTCCACGGACATCCGTGTCTTGAAGCGTGAGATAGATCTTAACGAGACTGTGGCATCATTCAAAAAAGCTGAAAAAGAACTTGAAACGCTTTTGAATGATATCTGTGGTATACTGGCAGGTCAAGTTTCTAAAAACATCAAGGTACCAACAGGCAACCCTTTCTTCGATAACATGTCGTGTGGTGGAGGATGTGGATCTGGAGGAGCATGCGGCTGCGGTTAA
- a CDS encoding YlbG family protein yields the protein MLTNRTGLAIWLHSLKYIKQLRKFGNIHYVSKRMKYAVLYCDTAQKDRIIEKIEKLHFVKKVEPSHKAYIKTEYQNARPDKAKEYDYKIGL from the coding sequence ATGCTAACGAATCGAACTGGATTAGCCATCTGGCTTCATTCATTAAAATACATAAAACAACTTCGTAAATTTGGCAACATCCATTATGTTTCGAAACGGATGAAATATGCAGTATTGTATTGCGATACCGCCCAGAAAGATCGCATCATCGAGAAGATTGAAAAACTTCATTTTGTGAAGAAAGTAGAACCTTCTCATAAAGCTTATATTAAGACAGAGTATCAAAATGCACGTCCGGATAAGGCGAAAGAATATGATTATAAAATAGGGCTTTAA
- a CDS encoding methylthioribose kinase — translation MIQRFIELGEGYSDLYELIEIAETNTHRLTTFIALKTKINEKEVCSLAIVLQSAGESNFQPIYICREGVAEHSKRWDLFQDCASTHNKELKILEVKQSNEFSEKELYYQYLTGIFRMQHIIPAWQ, via the coding sequence ATGATTCAACGTTTTATAGAACTTGGTGAAGGTTATTCGGATTTATATGAACTCATTGAAATTGCTGAAACAAATACGCATCGTCTAACAACGTTCATTGCTTTAAAAACAAAGATAAATGAAAAGGAAGTTTGTTCCCTGGCGATCGTCTTACAATCTGCAGGTGAATCAAACTTCCAACCCATCTATATTTGCCGTGAAGGCGTCGCTGAACATTCGAAACGGTGGGACTTGTTCCAAGATTGTGCTTCTACGCATAATAAGGAACTAAAAATACTAGAGGTAAAACAATCAAACGAATTTAGTGAAAAAGAGCTTTATTATCAATATCTCACAGGAATCTTTAGGATGCAGCATATCATTCCTGCTTGGCAATGA
- the rsmD gene encoding 16S rRNA (guanine(966)-N(2))-methyltransferase RsmD, whose translation MRIISGEFKGRKVKAVPGSGTRPTSDKIRESIFNIIGPYFEGGTSLDLYGGSGALTIEGMSRGMAKAIVIDVDPKAVETIKENLDTLDLNDRVEVFRNDSYRALKALRKRRIKFSYVFLDPPYKKQKIKKEIEFLKENELLEPAAVIVTEHDAMLKLPEQIAGCVCLKHEQYNSTTAVTIYTNETEGEELHE comes from the coding sequence ATGAGAATAATATCAGGAGAGTTTAAAGGCCGTAAGGTAAAGGCTGTACCAGGTTCAGGTACAAGACCGACATCTGACAAAATACGTGAATCGATCTTCAACATCATTGGTCCATATTTTGAGGGGGGGACCTCGTTGGATCTGTATGGCGGAAGTGGTGCTCTTACCATTGAAGGTATGAGTAGAGGTATGGCTAAAGCAATCGTAATTGATGTCGATCCAAAAGCCGTGGAAACGATAAAAGAAAATCTGGACACCCTTGACTTGAATGATCGAGTAGAGGTTTTTCGGAATGATTCATACCGCGCATTGAAAGCGCTTCGAAAGAGGAGGATCAAATTCAGTTACGTGTTCCTGGACCCGCCTTATAAAAAGCAAAAGATCAAAAAGGAAATCGAATTTTTAAAGGAAAATGAATTGTTAGAACCGGCTGCGGTGATTGTCACGGAACATGATGCAATGCTGAAGCTTCCAGAACAAATCGCTGGTTGCGTTTGTCTAAAGCATGAGCAATATAATAGCACAACAGCGGTTACAATATATACAAATGAAACCGAGGGGGAAGAACTACATGAATAA
- the coaD gene encoding pantetheine-phosphate adenylyltransferase, with the protein MNKKLAICPGSFDPITYGHLDIISRGASVFDEVIVVVAHNQSKQSLFTVEERMDLIKETTNEIPNIKVDWCDGLLMDYVRTTGAKVILRGLRAVSDFEYEMQITSINRKLDESVETFFMMTNNQYSFLSSSIVKEVAKYHSPVTDLVPKVVEEALKEKFAK; encoded by the coding sequence ATGAATAAGAAACTGGCTATATGCCCAGGTAGCTTCGATCCGATCACATACGGTCATCTTGACATCATCTCCAGAGGTGCAAGTGTTTTTGACGAAGTGATTGTAGTCGTAGCGCACAATCAAAGTAAACAGTCACTTTTCACAGTCGAAGAACGTATGGATCTTATAAAAGAAACTACTAATGAGATTCCGAACATCAAAGTCGATTGGTGCGATGGTTTGCTCATGGATTATGTTCGAACGACCGGTGCAAAAGTCATTTTGAGAGGATTAAGAGCCGTTTCTGACTTTGAATATGAAATGCAGATCACGTCCATCAACCGGAAGCTCGATGAATCGGTAGAGACATTTTTCATGATGACGAATAATCAATATTCATTCCTAAGTTCAAGTATTGTAAAAGAAGTTGCAAAATATCATTCTCCAGTTACTGATCTAGTCCCTAAAGTAGTGGAGGAGGCATTGAAGGAGAAGTTTGCAAAATAA
- the ylbJ gene encoding sporulation integral membrane protein YlbJ translates to MYHSRMKNSLFAIVASLFALSLMVYPKAAFESSLTGLKMWWEIVFPSLLPFFIISELLICFGVVRFVGVMMEPIMRPLFKVPGSGGFVWAMGISSGFPAGAKLTARLRQEKEISRIEAERLVSFTNCSNPLFILGAVAVGFFDNAELGVLLAAAHYIGNIFVGFLMRFYGSDDVRPKRHYSPGPDKRLSLALDRMYQVRKRDPRPFGQQLGDAVRHSIQTLLMIGGFILLFSVLNRMLTEFHITMFMASIMSTFMALIGFAQALIPPFLSGMFEITLGSKLISETSGSALLEQAVLVSFVLAFNGFSVQAQVASILAETDIRFKPFLLARIMHGFIAAILTILLWEPLYVKQTSQGKVVETFASHPSISWIYDAWHSLLTVGAMITFISLIIFILIHLKSIKHYKIM, encoded by the coding sequence TTGTACCATTCTCGAATGAAAAATTCACTTTTTGCAATAGTCGCTTCACTATTTGCTTTATCTTTAATGGTATACCCAAAAGCAGCATTTGAATCATCATTGACCGGATTGAAAATGTGGTGGGAAATCGTTTTTCCTTCATTACTCCCATTTTTCATCATAAGTGAACTGTTAATTTGCTTCGGTGTCGTGCGTTTTGTTGGTGTGATGATGGAACCGATCATGCGCCCGCTCTTCAAGGTCCCTGGTTCAGGAGGATTTGTATGGGCTATGGGGATCTCCTCTGGATTTCCAGCAGGTGCGAAACTGACTGCAAGACTTAGACAGGAGAAGGAAATCTCTCGCATCGAAGCAGAACGTCTCGTTTCATTCACCAATTGTTCCAATCCGTTATTCATACTAGGGGCTGTAGCGGTCGGCTTTTTCGATAATGCAGAGTTAGGTGTGCTTCTTGCTGCAGCGCATTATATCGGTAATATCTTTGTAGGCTTCCTCATGCGCTTTTACGGTTCTGATGACGTCCGCCCAAAACGACACTATTCACCTGGGCCAGACAAAAGGTTGAGCCTTGCACTTGATAGGATGTATCAAGTCAGGAAAAGAGATCCGCGTCCATTCGGGCAACAGCTGGGAGATGCTGTCAGACACTCTATCCAGACCCTATTGATGATTGGTGGATTCATCCTACTTTTTTCTGTATTGAATAGGATGCTGACAGAGTTCCATATTACTATGTTTATGGCTTCTATCATGTCCACATTTATGGCTTTGATAGGCTTTGCTCAAGCTCTGATTCCACCCTTTCTTTCAGGGATGTTCGAAATTACACTCGGCAGCAAATTGATCAGTGAAACAAGTGGTTCTGCCCTTTTGGAACAAGCTGTGCTGGTTAGCTTCGTCCTGGCCTTTAATGGCTTTTCCGTTCAGGCTCAGGTAGCAAGCATCTTAGCGGAGACGGATATACGTTTCAAACCATTCCTCCTCGCAAGGATTATGCATGGATTCATCGCTGCTATTTTGACCATCCTTCTATGGGAACCACTGTATGTAAAACAAACGTCACAAGGAAAAGTGGTGGAGACCTTTGCATCTCATCCATCAATTTCATGGATTTATGATGCATGGCATTCCTTATTGACTGTTGGAGCAATGATCACCTTCATCAGCTTGATCATTTTTATTTTGATACATTTAAAATCCATCAAACACTACAAGATTATGTAA
- a CDS encoding patatin-like phospholipase family protein, with product MNQPKIGLALGSGGARGFAHIGVLKALVEAKIPIHMIAGSSMGALVGAFYCTGHKPETMVKMARMFRRRYYIDYTVPKMGFVAGEKVKQLIHALTKGKNIEELDLPFSIIATDLYKGEKVVITKGAISEAVRASIAVPGIFVPYEKDGRLLIDGGVIDRVPVSVVKEMGADLVIAVDISHIKKDPEINTIFDVIMQSIDIMQRELVKANHISTDVLIRPLVENYSSSAFKDIDDIITIGEAETKNRIKDIKAAIRDWRKKNEKN from the coding sequence GTGAATCAGCCAAAGATCGGTTTAGCTCTAGGGTCTGGAGGAGCTAGAGGGTTTGCGCATATAGGCGTTTTGAAAGCGTTGGTCGAAGCGAAAATTCCTATCCATATGATTGCAGGAAGCAGTATGGGTGCTCTTGTAGGTGCATTTTATTGTACCGGGCATAAGCCTGAAACGATGGTGAAGATGGCAAGGATGTTCCGAAGAAGATATTATATAGATTATACTGTTCCGAAAATGGGATTTGTAGCGGGGGAAAAAGTGAAGCAACTGATCCATGCTTTGACGAAAGGGAAAAATATTGAAGAGTTAGATCTGCCTTTTTCCATCATAGCTACAGATCTTTATAAGGGTGAAAAGGTCGTCATTACCAAAGGCGCTATATCTGAAGCTGTCAGGGCAAGTATTGCTGTTCCAGGTATTTTTGTACCATATGAAAAAGATGGAAGACTCTTAATTGATGGTGGGGTCATCGATCGAGTACCTGTTTCTGTAGTTAAAGAGATGGGAGCGGATCTTGTCATTGCGGTTGATATCTCACATATAAAAAAAGACCCAGAAATCAATACAATCTTTGATGTTATCATGCAAAGCATCGACATCATGCAGCGAGAACTTGTAAAAGCGAACCATATTTCTACAGATGTACTGATCAGACCTCTGGTGGAAAATTACAGTTCATCTGCGTTCAAGGATATTGATGATATCATTACAATTGGTGAAGCGGAAACCAAAAATCGCATAAAAGATATTAAAGCTGCGATACGCGACTGGAGGAAGAAGAATGAAAAGAATTAG
- a CDS encoding SepM family pheromone-processing serine protease: protein MKRIRAQWPWVVILLAILIAFLPLPYYFTQPGDAKVLTPIIEVEERNQAKGSFMLTTVLVGKANAAEYLWAKVSEYREVIPEDQIRGSDETEEEYESRQLQLMQSSQHAATIVAYKEADKSIEILNKGVFITGVISGMPAADKLKVGDLIIALNGKEIKTAEELVNRLKKFEANEKVKLTVNRDSKEKEITVPLKPFPKDVVQNSEEERAGIGITYPVTYTEIKTDPDLKIDTNKIGGPSAGLMFTLEIYNQLTKEDWTKGYQIAGTGTMNEKGEVGPIGGIKQKIVAADNAGAEVFFAPVKADNYKHAKEAAEDIKTEMKIVPVEKFTDTLDYLKDLKEK, encoded by the coding sequence ATGAAAAGAATTAGAGCCCAATGGCCATGGGTTGTCATTTTATTAGCCATTTTGATCGCTTTCTTACCACTTCCTTATTACTTCACGCAACCAGGTGATGCAAAGGTACTGACTCCGATTATCGAGGTTGAAGAGAGGAACCAAGCAAAAGGCTCATTCATGCTTACCACAGTTTTGGTGGGGAAAGCAAATGCGGCAGAATACTTATGGGCGAAAGTCAGTGAATATCGAGAAGTGATTCCTGAAGATCAAATACGCGGATCTGACGAAACAGAAGAAGAATATGAATCCCGACAGCTCCAGTTGATGCAAAGCTCGCAGCATGCTGCCACGATTGTCGCATATAAGGAAGCAGACAAATCGATCGAAATCCTTAATAAAGGTGTATTCATAACCGGTGTCATTTCAGGTATGCCCGCTGCAGATAAACTGAAAGTGGGGGATCTGATCATCGCATTGAATGGAAAAGAAATCAAAACGGCTGAAGAACTTGTCAACCGGTTGAAAAAATTTGAGGCGAACGAAAAGGTTAAACTTACAGTTAACAGAGATTCGAAAGAAAAAGAGATAACGGTTCCATTGAAGCCTTTTCCGAAAGATGTTGTCCAAAACAGTGAAGAAGAACGTGCTGGAATCGGGATCACATATCCGGTTACATATACAGAAATAAAGACTGATCCCGATTTGAAAATCGACACTAATAAAATTGGTGGTCCATCAGCTGGCTTGATGTTCACACTTGAAATCTACAACCAATTGACGAAAGAGGATTGGACGAAAGGTTATCAGATTGCGGGAACAGGGACGATGAATGAGAAGGGTGAGGTTGGTCCGATCGGCGGGATCAAACAAAAAATTGTAGCTGCTGACAATGCAGGTGCTGAAGTCTTCTTTGCCCCGGTAAAGGCAGATAACTACAAACATGCAAAAGAAGCTGCAGAAGACATCAAGACTGAAATGAAAATCGTTCCAGTTGAAAAATTCACCGATACACTGGATTATTTAAAAGACTTAAAGGAAAAATGA
- a CDS encoding nucleotidyltransferase: protein MMKSLGLIVEYNPFHNGHLYHLQQAKKQSQAEVVIAVMSGNFLQRGEPALVSKWTRAKMALEAGIDLVVELPYAFATQRADRFAYGAVSILDEMKCDEIIFGSESGKIEPFLRTVDFLRENEKEYNEWIQRHVQSGISYPAAASKAFTELPGRPDETVDLTKPNNILGYHYVSSIREIDSEMHIDTVQRTGAGYHEVDHGTDKIASATGIRKILFEGNGELSKIDVLVPSTTYKGLKEHQHEFGQFLGWECYFEFLKHRLISFSADELSEGYECVEGIQHRLKDQILHSESFKSFLESVKTKRYTWTRLQRLCTHILTNANKEVMNKALREQPTYIRLLGMSENGQKHLNTIKKKVELPIVSTLSKYSDDFMEMDIKATNTYILGFPSRFHTTLWKQEYSNPPIRI from the coding sequence ATGATGAAATCTTTAGGATTGATCGTTGAGTATAACCCTTTTCATAATGGACATTTATATCATTTGCAACAAGCTAAGAAACAATCACAGGCTGAAGTAGTCATTGCTGTGATGAGTGGTAATTTTCTGCAAAGAGGAGAGCCTGCCCTTGTTTCAAAATGGACACGGGCAAAGATGGCACTTGAAGCAGGAATCGATCTAGTCGTTGAGCTCCCCTATGCCTTTGCAACCCAGCGGGCAGATCGTTTTGCGTATGGAGCTGTCTCCATACTGGATGAAATGAAATGTGATGAAATCATTTTTGGTAGTGAATCCGGGAAGATCGAACCCTTTTTAAGGACTGTGGACTTTCTCCGTGAAAATGAAAAGGAATATAATGAATGGATCCAAAGGCATGTCCAATCAGGTATAAGTTACCCTGCGGCAGCATCCAAGGCTTTTACTGAACTTCCAGGGCGTCCTGACGAGACTGTCGACCTAACGAAACCAAATAACATTCTGGGGTACCATTATGTGAGTTCGATCAGGGAAATTGATTCTGAAATGCATATAGATACTGTACAACGCACTGGTGCTGGCTATCATGAAGTCGATCATGGGACTGATAAAATCGCAAGTGCGACTGGAATCAGGAAAATCCTATTTGAAGGCAATGGAGAATTATCAAAAATCGATGTCCTTGTTCCATCGACAACATATAAGGGGCTTAAAGAGCACCAACATGAGTTCGGTCAATTCCTCGGTTGGGAATGTTATTTTGAATTTTTAAAACATCGGTTGATCTCTTTTTCTGCAGACGAACTATCAGAAGGATATGAGTGTGTGGAAGGAATTCAACATCGACTTAAGGATCAGATTTTACATTCAGAATCATTCAAAAGCTTTCTGGAATCCGTCAAAACGAAACGATATACATGGACCCGTCTGCAAAGGCTCTGCACACATATTCTGACCAATGCAAATAAAGAAGTGATGAATAAAGCTTTACGTGAGCAGCCCACTTACATTCGACTGCTCGGGATGTCGGAAAATGGGCAAAAGCATTTAAATACGATCAAAAAGAAGGTGGAACTTCCGATTGTCAGTACCCTTTCCAAATACAGTGATGACTTTATGGAAATGGATATCAAAGCGACGAATACGTATATTCTTGGTTTCCCCTCCAGATTCCATACAACACTTTGGAAACAGGAATACTCTAATCCTCCGATACGTATTTAA
- a CDS encoding DUF177 domain-containing protein, giving the protein MKWSIQQLRSFQRKGLELDDTIELDSIRDFDSEIREITPVHVKGYAEINQNRAVFHLTISGQMTLPCAVTLEDVPFPFKIRSTEIFLFEPDYGMDAEEEDIHVVEENTVDLIPYIRENILLEKPLKVISSEPTDNPPAPPSGKGWDVVEEEEDRQDKVDPRMADLAKFFNDSDKK; this is encoded by the coding sequence ATGAAATGGTCCATACAACAACTGAGAAGTTTTCAACGTAAAGGACTAGAACTTGATGATACGATCGAGTTGGACTCGATCCGTGATTTTGATTCGGAAATCCGCGAAATAACACCAGTCCATGTAAAGGGTTATGCTGAAATCAATCAAAATCGAGCTGTATTTCATTTGACGATTTCGGGACAAATGACACTGCCTTGTGCAGTGACTCTTGAAGATGTACCATTTCCTTTTAAAATCCGATCAACCGAGATTTTTCTTTTCGAACCGGATTACGGGATGGATGCAGAAGAAGAGGATATCCATGTCGTCGAAGAGAATACGGTTGACCTGATACCTTATATTCGGGAAAACATATTGTTGGAAAAGCCGTTGAAGGTCATCAGCTCTGAACCAACTGATAACCCTCCTGCTCCTCCATCAGGTAAAGGATGGGATGTAGTTGAGGAAGAAGAGGATCGACAAGACAAGGTCGATCCACGGATGGCCGACTTGGCCAAATTTTTTAATGATAGCGATAAAAAGTGA
- the rpmF gene encoding 50S ribosomal protein L32 produces MAVPFRRTSTTRKNKRRTHYKLKVPGMVKCPQCGEYKLSHRVCPECGTYKGKEVVEK; encoded by the coding sequence ATGGCAGTACCTTTTAGAAGAACCTCTACAACTCGCAAAAACAAGCGTCGTACTCACTATAAGTTGAAAGTACCTGGAATGGTGAAATGCCCACAATGTGGCGAATACAAGCTTTCTCACCGCGTATGTCCAGAATGTGGAACATACAAAGGAAAAGAAGTAGTTGAGAAGTAA